A genomic window from Anolis carolinensis isolate JA03-04 unplaced genomic scaffold, rAnoCar3.1.pri scaffold_13, whole genome shotgun sequence includes:
- the gng13 gene encoding guanine nucleotide-binding protein G(I)/G(S)/G(O) subunit gamma-13: MDEWDPPQWKKEVESLKYQLAYKREMSSKTIPELLKWIEDGIPEDPFLNPELMKNNPWVEKGKCAIL; this comes from the exons ATGGACGAATGGGACCCCCCGCAGTggaagaaggaggtggagagccTCAAGTACCAGCTGGCCTACAAGCGGGAGATGTCCTCCAAGACCATCCCCGA GCTCCTGAAATGGATAGAAGACGGGATCCCGGAGGACCCTTTTCTGAACCCGGAGCTGATGAAGAACAACCCCTGGGTGGAGAAGGGCAAGTGCGCCATCCTCTAG